A window of Natranaerovirga pectinivora contains these coding sequences:
- a CDS encoding ABC transporter permease translates to MRSVFMMSLANIRKRKAQSILIGLTILVSALMLSTAIGVLENINDPFDEMFEKQKASHITMQIEDKSIDVDKMVSWWREKEAIESVNFHLFFGRSEKLHYNGIEKSMGDLMLTEHPGQYTNQDILYIVEGADKNSPGTNEMWLPTGYAYAWGISVGDSIGVSIDGEFIDFEVSAIVVDPQYSASMINPVRVWVEKGTLTDRLEEESLAKMVGLRFDDISQYDALWIEFEEYLGMPFPGFKFDYEFMAFAYGLIQNILGIIMLIFSVIIILVAIFVIGFTISNSIISDYKIIGILKAQGFSSNNIKGVYALQYFLISAIAVPIGIFTSRYLVFLIMKQMIKSLGITNLNNSILIPALITFVSIFVVIFFVSLWNTGKAGRINPAEAIRNNMSKKQKISKRRFDISKIKNLPVTFILSLKLVVSERKNTYFIIVSSVIMSFVLVFSINTYNSVSRMDQNYAFWGFDSAEIYITRESDIVDKTNNDIINIIKKDSRVKAVVPYSAILDCAIPAQNGKTSENLVGFTYDGDMDGIGILNLEGKNPVRNNEVSISILVANKYEKNIGDYIDIFIYGEEKTYLITGIYQSLNAMGWGFRIQEDTVRSINPEYNAHNFSVKLINDNEKNQLVMDMKDLLGPGYNIRNVEESGEINLSSITASMALVTVILSMIFIIVAFIITFNTTIMSIYHSRKTFGIYKSIGMTQQQIRYSLLWKSGILSLIGSAIGIPISLIVSPKVLSMLITNLGMVEFPFIMTWTTLLAIPICIGIAIISTWLPSKKILSINPRNLIVE, encoded by the coding sequence ATGAGAAGTGTCTTTATGATGTCTTTGGCTAATATAAGAAAAAGAAAGGCTCAATCTATCCTTATCGGTCTAACAATTTTAGTTTCAGCTCTTATGCTTTCTACTGCAATAGGTGTTTTAGAGAACATCAATGATCCATTTGATGAAATGTTTGAAAAACAGAAGGCTTCCCATATCACGATGCAAATAGAAGATAAAAGTATAGATGTTGACAAGATGGTTTCTTGGTGGCGTGAGAAAGAAGCCATTGAAAGTGTTAATTTTCATCTTTTTTTTGGGAGAAGTGAAAAATTACATTACAATGGAATAGAAAAATCAATGGGAGACTTAATGTTAACTGAGCATCCAGGTCAGTACACAAATCAGGATATTTTATATATTGTAGAGGGTGCAGATAAAAATTCCCCAGGCACAAATGAAATGTGGTTGCCAACAGGATATGCCTATGCATGGGGTATTAGTGTTGGAGATTCTATTGGGGTATCCATTGATGGAGAGTTTATAGATTTTGAGGTGTCTGCAATTGTTGTTGATCCACAATATAGTGCAAGTATGATTAATCCAGTTCGTGTATGGGTTGAAAAAGGTACGTTAACAGACAGGTTAGAAGAGGAATCACTCGCTAAAATGGTTGGATTAAGATTTGATGATATTTCACAATATGATGCCTTGTGGATAGAATTTGAAGAATACCTAGGAATGCCTTTTCCTGGTTTCAAATTTGATTATGAGTTTATGGCTTTTGCTTATGGACTTATTCAGAATATCCTTGGTATTATAATGCTTATTTTTTCAGTGATTATTATCCTAGTAGCTATTTTTGTGATAGGTTTTACAATATCCAATTCTATTATTTCAGATTATAAAATAATTGGCATTCTAAAAGCTCAAGGTTTTTCTTCTAATAATATAAAAGGGGTATATGCGTTACAGTATTTCTTAATTTCTGCTATTGCAGTACCAATTGGAATTTTTACCAGTAGATATTTGGTTTTTTTAATTATGAAACAAATGATTAAAAGTTTAGGCATTACAAATCTTAACAATAGCATACTAATACCAGCTTTGATTACATTTGTTTCCATATTTGTTGTAATATTCTTTGTCTCTTTGTGGAATACAGGAAAGGCTGGTAGAATCAATCCAGCAGAAGCCATTAGAAATAATATGTCTAAGAAACAAAAGATATCAAAAAGAAGGTTTGATATTTCTAAAATAAAAAATTTACCTGTGACTTTTATATTAAGCCTGAAATTAGTAGTCTCGGAAAGAAAGAATACTTACTTTATAATAGTCTCTTCAGTAATAATGTCCTTTGTATTGGTTTTTTCTATTAATACCTATAATTCAGTAAGTAGGATGGATCAAAACTATGCTTTCTGGGGCTTTGATAGTGCTGAAATTTATATAACGAGAGAAAGTGATATCGTTGATAAAACCAATAATGATATTATTAATATTATAAAAAAAGATAGCAGAGTAAAGGCAGTAGTGCCTTATAGTGCTATACTAGATTGTGCAATACCTGCTCAAAATGGAAAAACATCAGAGAATTTAGTTGGATTTACTTATGATGGAGATATGGATGGCATTGGAATATTAAATTTAGAAGGCAAGAACCCTGTCCGTAATAATGAAGTATCTATTTCAATTTTAGTAGCGAATAAATATGAAAAAAATATTGGTGACTATATTGATATATTTATATATGGAGAAGAAAAGACTTATCTAATTACGGGTATATATCAATCTTTGAATGCTATGGGATGGGGGTTTAGAATTCAAGAAGATACTGTTAGATCAATTAATCCTGAATATAATGCCCATAATTTCTCTGTAAAGCTTATAAATGATAATGAAAAAAATCAGTTGGTTATGGATATGAAAGACCTTTTGGGCCCAGGTTATAATATAAGAAATGTTGAAGAGAGTGGAGAAATTAATTTATCTTCTATAACAGCAAGTATGGCATTGGTAACAGTCATTTTAAGTATGATTTTTATAATTGTTGCTTTTATTATTACGTTTAATACAACTATTATGAGCATATATCATTCAAGAAAAACTTTTGGAATATATAAGTCCATAGGGATGACCCAACAACAGATTAGGTACTCATTACTGTGGAAAAGTGGCATACTAAGTTTAATAGGATCAGCAATAGGTATTCCTATTTCGCTAATTGTTTCACCTAAAGTTTTAAGTATGCTTATTACTAATTTAGGGATGGTTGAATTTCCATTTATAATGACATGGACCACATTATTGGCAATACCTATTTGTATAGGGATAGCAATTATAAGTACTTGGTTACCATCTAAAAAAATACTCAGTATAAACCCAAGAAATTTGATTGTTGAATAA
- a CDS encoding ABC transporter ATP-binding protein: MSNVIIRTNDLCKTYVSDGVQFHALRNINIEINSGEFTVIMGSSGSGKSTLLYLLSGLDEITAGEVYFENTRIDCLSDQQTAKFRRKSIGFIFQAINLVPNLSLLENIVISGYLLSKDRKAVNERALELLKIMELEEEGNRLPSQVSGGQQQRAAIARGLINSPTVLFADEPTGSLNSSQGQNVLDVLTDINSMGQTIVMVTHDIKAACRADRILFIKDGKIGGDLRLSNYSKDNREEREIKIFEYLTEKGW; the protein is encoded by the coding sequence ATGAGTAATGTTATTATTCGTACGAATGATTTATGTAAGACGTATGTGAGTGATGGTGTTCAGTTTCATGCTTTAAGGAATATCAATATAGAGATTAATTCTGGTGAGTTTACTGTTATTATGGGTAGTTCTGGGTCTGGAAAGTCTACACTTTTGTATTTGCTTAGTGGGCTTGACGAGATTACTGCTGGAGAGGTGTATTTTGAAAATACACGTATAGATTGCTTAAGTGATCAGCAAACGGCTAAGTTTAGAAGAAAGAGTATTGGTTTTATTTTTCAGGCAATTAATTTAGTCCCTAATCTTTCTTTGTTAGAGAATATTGTTATTTCTGGGTATTTATTATCTAAGGATCGTAAGGCAGTTAATGAGAGAGCTTTGGAATTGTTAAAGATCATGGAATTGGAGGAGGAAGGCAATAGGTTACCTTCTCAAGTTTCCGGTGGACAGCAGCAACGTGCTGCTATCGCTAGAGGACTTATTAACTCACCAACTGTTTTATTTGCAGATGAACCAACTGGTAGCTTGAACTCATCTCAAGGACAGAATGTATTAGATGTTTTAACAGATATTAATTCAATGGGTCAAACAATTGTTATGGTAACCCATGATATTAAAGCGGCTTGTAGAGCAGATAGGATATTATTTATTAAAGATGGAAAGATTGGTGGGGATTTAAGATTAAGTAATTACTCAAAGGATAATAGGGAAGAAAGAGAAATAAAGATATTTGAATATTTAACTGAAAAGGGGTGGTAG